A single region of the Cucumis melo cultivar AY chromosome 3, USDA_Cmelo_AY_1.0, whole genome shotgun sequence genome encodes:
- the LOC103487816 gene encoding kinesin-like protein KIN-7N has protein sequence MEKICVAVRLRPSVSQDSLYGTYWKIDHNRISLHRPHGTPISGNSYAFDHVLDESCTNGSVYELVVRDIIHAAVEGFNGTAFAYGQTSSGKTFTMNGSETDAGVIHRAVKDVFEKIHATSDREFLIRVSYMEIYNEEINDLFAVENNKLPIHESLERGIFVAGLKEEIVSNADQVLKLIKQGEVNKHFGETNMNARSSRSHTIFRMVIESKGKEMGENLSADSIRVSVLNLVDLAGSERIAKTGAEGTRLKEGKHINKSLMILGNVINKLSEGVKQRGHIPYRDSKLTRILQPALGGNAKTSIICTIAPEEVHIEETKGTLQFASRAKRITNCVQVNEILTDAALLKRQNQEIEELRKKLQGSHAEVLEQEVLKLRNDLLKFELEREKLQMELQEERNSHKERDQRIREQQMKIESLNNLVNLSESLQSSNQSREQDSVKNTHGEDFGGSCNKNHEDGFVTPCFKAPPNAFVAKRSDYSMPPEFSPLPDAFSNVADEDAWLKLNKGFIADLDSLQTTPARKVQSFPFNEITPGHGLSNENHKQEIQNLERQLEHAIMEKNELQEKHEEQILVNKKLMAEISEIQQKQRAIEELPEKLSNSLAICKEVYIEILSSLQSAKDDEKPSTTKFLSSTSEIGTCLFTTLEAHLTTATNDSLIQKQYDVLRANINNIMESLMLSETSKGCAEDDFLKETLSIELHDVKQRCHGLEKELDSNNQRLELSKQEYDNLERELKLMKDERDSLRKMVSECVEKLEMEKELKETALKELNNEVQRRRDLGEGIKRFSAAFATRHKSFMSFNSEIMSKTEELRTNNNWVVVPVPKSLGG, from the exons ATGGAGAAGATTTGCGTTGCTGTTCGATTGAGACCATCTGTATCTCAAGATTCACTCTATGGAACGTATTGGAAGATTGACCACAATCGAATTTCGCTTCACAGACCTCATGGCACACCAATCTCCGGCAATTCATATGCTTTTG aTCACGTGTTGGATGAAAGTTGTACCAACGGTAGTGTTTATGAACTCGTTGTTCGGGATATCATCCATGCTGCAGTTGAAGGTTTCAATG GAACTGCTTTCGCTTATGGACAGACCAGCAGTGGAAAAACTTTCACCATGAATGGTTCTGAAACCGACGCCGGAGTTATTCACAGAGCAGTGAAAGACGTGTTCGAAAAAATTCACGCG ACGTCAGATCGAGAATTTCTGATTAGAGTTTCATACATGGAAATTTATAACGAAGAAATCAATGATCTTTTTGCGGTTGAGAACAATAAATTGCCGATTCATGAGAGCTTGGAG CGCGGGATATTTGTTGCAGGTCTCAAGGAGGAGATTGTCAGTAATGCTGATCAAGTATTAAAGCTCATCAAGCAGGGTGAAG TAAACAAACACTTTGGTGAAACAAATATGAATGCGAGGAGTAGTAGGTCACACACAATATTCAGAATG GTAATTGAAAGCAAAGGGAAGGAGATGGGTGAAAATTTGAGTGCGGATTCAATACGCGTTTCTGTATTG AATTTGGTAGATCTAGCGGGGTCTGAGCGTATTGCTAAGACAGGAGCTGAAGGAACACGTTTGAAAGAAGGGAAGCATATCAATAAAAGTTTAATGATTCTTGGGAATGTTATTAATAAGTTAAGCGAGGGCGTTAAGCAGAG AGGGCACATTCCCTATCGAGACAGTAAGCTAACGCGCATACTCCAACCTGCTCTGGGTGGCAATGCTAAGACTTCAATAATATGCACCATAGCTCCAGAAGAG GTACATATAGAGGAAACAAAAGGAACTCTCCAGTTTGCTAGCAGAGCAAAGCGGATCACCAATTGTGTTCAAGTGAATGAG ATTTTGACAGATGCAGCGTTATTGAAGCGTCAGAATCAAGAGATAGAGGAACTGCGTAAAAAACTTCAG GGATCACATGCTGAAGTACTTGAGCAGGAGGTTTTGAAATTAAGGAACGATTTATTGAAG TTTGAGCTTGAGCGTGAGAAGTTGCAAATGGAACTTCAAGAGGAAAGGAACTCACATAAAGAACGCGATCAACGTATCAGGGAGCAACAGATGAAAATAGAAAGTCTCAATAATCTTGTCAATCTTTCGGAGTCTCTACAAAGCTCCAATCAAAGTCGA GAACAAGATTCTGTGAAAAACACTCACGGGGAAGATTTTGGTGGTAGTTGTAATAAAAACCACGAAGATGGATTTGTAACACCTTGTTTCAAGGCACCTCCTAATGCTTTTGTTGCCAAGCGATCTGATTACTCTATGCCTCCTGAGTTTAGCCCTCTTCCAGATGCTTTCAGTAATGTTGCAGATGAAGATGCTTGGTTGAAATTGAATAAAGGTTTCATAGCGGACCTTGATTCACTTCAAACGACTCCTGCAAGAAAAGTGCAATCGTTTCCATTCAATGAAATAACTCCT GGTCATGGTCTCTCCAATGAGAATCATAAACAAGAGATTCAAAATCTGGAGAGACAACTAGAGCATGCCATCATGGAGAAAAATGAACTTCAG GAAAAGCATGAGGAGCAAATTCTTGTCAACAAGAAATTAATGGCAGAGATATCAGAGATTCAACAAAAACAACGAGCAATCGAGGAACTTCCGGAAAAGTTGTCCAATTCTTTGGCAATATGCAAAGAAGTTTACATTGAAATCCTATCTTCCCTCCAG AGTGCCAAAGATGACGAGAAACCCTCAACAACAAAATTCCTGTCAAGCACCAGTGAAATTGGAACGTGTCTTTTTACTACTCTGGAGGCTCATCTAACTACCGCCACGAATGATTCACTTATTCAAAAGCAATATGATGTACTTCGTGCGAACATAAACAACATAATGGAATCCCTTATGTTGTCAGAAACATCAAAGGGGTGTGCTGAAGATGACTTTTTGAAGGAAACTTTGAGCATTGAACTTCATGATGTTAAGCAAAGATGCCATGGCCTTGAGAAAGAGCTAGACTCCAACAACCAGCGTTTGGAACTATCCAAGCAAGAATATGACAACTTAGAAAGAGAGTTGAAACTTATGAAAGATGAAAGAGATTCTTTACGTAAAATGGTGTCTGAATGTGTTGAAAAGCTAGAGATGGAGAAGGAGCTGAAAGAAACTGCATTGAAGGAACTGAACAATGAAGTCCAGAGACGAAGAGATTTAGGAGAAGGAATTAAGCGATTCAGTGCAGCATTTGCCACTCGACACAAGTCATTCATGTCATTCAACAGTGAGATAATGTCCAAAACCGAGGAATTGAGGACTAATAATAATTGGGTTGTTGTTCCTGTTCCCAAATCTCTTGGGggttaa
- the LOC103487815 gene encoding growth-regulating factor 6-like has protein sequence MDFGVVGLDGGVVVVGSSDTSGFSSLAAAAASSDAETTKQKWYESVSGYIHKQERSASVAAPQEQDDDGGGGGGAGDDEDLRASKLLKTSDHLSSSTSSSTKGFLFPHRHSATLLRSTNSSPFFLSDSNQNHHHQMLCFSSPKTESFPLDKTSSLSAVSPNLYHSSAPRNAGCNYGGLNGGSMHGSAFIGVRAPFTPSQWMELEQQALIYKYITANVPVPSYLLIPIRKAIESAGFSAFSGGFLRPGAVGWGSFNMGFSNSSDPEPGRCRRTDGKKWRCSRDAVADQKYCERHMNRGRHRSRKPVEGQAGHSHSVAGASNITTATAATKLISSSASTAAVPCNGSPNSLSFANQHFKNLHRPGSHPPPSSAAAQINRMLITNKENGGIGLLDSATTSGLSVLSPSIDIKQSKQLPFAIQKQQNPFEESPRVAEFGLVSSDFLLGSSQKSSSLMNYRGFNPSEGIASTQESAESHHSLRQFFNNWPKNQSDSSSVSWSNSNLDPQSDRTQLSISIPMATSDFRSSTSSPANEKLTLSPLKSAQELDPIQMGLGVGNVMDEPNSRQANWIPISWESSMGGPLGEVLNSTNNNGGDSKSSSMLNLMTEGWDNSPSLGSSPTGVLQKTAFGSFSNSSTGSSPRTENNKTHEGGGGGGGSSQCSDRFVNSSSSLPSV, from the exons atggATTTTGGAGTTGTGGGTTTAGATGGGGGGGTGGTGGTGGTGGGTTCATCAGACACATCAGGTTTTTCTTCTcttgctgctgctgctgcttcTTCAGATGCTGAAACAACCAAGCAGAAATGGTACGAATCTGTTTCTGGATATATACACAAACAGGAGCGATCTGCCAGTGTTGCTGCACCTCAAGAACAAGATGATGATGGTGGTGGAGGTGGTGGTGCTGGTGATGATGAAGATTTGAGAGCCTCTAAACTTCTTAAAACTTCTGATCATTTGTCgtcttctacttcttcttccactaaAGGATTCCTTTTTCCCCATAGACATTCTGCTACTTTActcagatctactaattcttccCCTTTCTTCCTATCTGATTCTAATCAGAATCATCATCACCAAATGCTCTGTTTTTCATCTCCCAAAACAGAGTCTTTTCCTCTTGATAAGACCTCTTCTCTTTCCGCTGTTTCCCCTAATCTCTACCATTCCTCTGCCCCTAGAAATGCAG GCTGCAATTATGGAGGTTTGAACGGTGGAAGCATGCACGGTAGCGCTTTTATTGGTGTTAGAGCTCCATTTACTCCATCACAATGGATGGAGCTAGAACAACAGGCTTTGATCTACAAATACATTACTGCTAATGTCCCTGTTCCTTCTTATTTGCTTATTCCCATCAGAAAAGCCATTGAATCTGCCGGCTTTTCGGCCTTTTCCGGCGGATTTCTCCGACCTGGTGCCG TGGGATGGGGATCTTTCAATATGGGGTTTTCGAATAGCAGTGATCCTGAACCTGGAAGGTGCCGTCGGACTGACGGGAAGAAATGGCGGTGCTCAAGAGACGCAGTTGCCGATCAGAAATACTGTGAACGGCATATGAACAGAGGCCGCCATCGTTCAAGAAAGCCTGTGGAAGGCCAAGCCGGCCACTCCCACTCCGTTGCCGGAGCTTCCAATATTACTACCGCCACCGCCGCTACTAAGCTGATTTCTTCTTCAGCTTCTACGGCGGCGGTGCCCTGCAACGGCTCCCCTAACAGCCTCTCCTTTGCTAACCAACACTTCAAAAACCTCCACCGCCCCGGATCTCATCCGCCTCCTTCCTCCGCCGCCGCTCAAATCAACAG AATGTTAATAACGAACAAAGAGAATGGTGGCATTGGGTTGCTTGATTCAGCAACAACATCTGGTCTTTCTGTGCTGTCTCCTTCCATTGACATTAAACAATCCAAGCAGCTTCCATTTGCAATTCAGAAACAGCAAAACCCTTTTGAAGAATCTCCTAGAGTAGCTGAATTTGGGCTTGTCTCTTCCGATTTCCTCCTTGGCTCCTCACAAAAGTCCTCTTCTTTGATGAACTACCGAGGTTTCAATCCTTCAGAGGGCATCGCTAGCACTCAAGAATCAGCTGAATCCCATCACTCACTTCGACAATTCTTCAACAATTGGCCCAAGAATCAATCTGATAGCTCTTCGGTTTCGTGGTCCAACTCAAATCTCGATCCTCAATCTGATAGGACCCAGTTATCCATATCGATCCCAATGGCTACGTCGGATTTCAGATCCTCAACTTCATCCCCAGCCAATGAAAAACTCACTCTTTCGCCGTTGAAGTCTGCCCAAGAACTGGACCCTATTCAAATGGGATTGGGTGTGGGGAATGTGATGGATGAACCGAATAGCAGGCAAGCAAATTGGATTCCCATCTCATGGGAGAGCTCCATGGGCGGTCCGCTTGGAGAGGTTCTAAATAGTACAAACAACAATGGCGGGGATTCAAAAAGCTCATCGATGCTCAACCTGATGACCGAAGGGTGGGACAATAGTCCGTCACTAGGCTCGTCACCTACTGGGGTACTGCAAAAGACGGCCTTTGGTTCTTTCTCAAACAGCAGCACAGGAAGCAGCCCAAGAACAGAGAACAACAAGACTCatgaaggaggaggaggaggaggaggcaGTAGCCAGTGCAGCGATCGTTTTGTgaattcttcttcatctttgcCTAGTGTTTGA
- the LOC103487814 gene encoding uncharacterized protein LOC103487814, whose translation MLPLTQAPAGVLPARRFSLSTIPSLKFSNPNPFRRSKFIPRRNPTKPLNITLSKAEGTVDSTKQALSNSPTPPPFPTDQTVFVGDENVPLEGVIQFDKPNTSSRLSKWGRVALLAGGDVLALLLFSSIGRFSHGLPVFDFETLRTADPFIAGWFLSAYFLGGYGDDGRGINGYSKAVIAASKSWALGIPLGLLVRAATSGRLPPYTFIGVTMGSTAVLLIGWRAILYKVFPVSNGKKNDVYRRGNPFELFELLTSLVRRW comes from the exons ATGTTGCCTCTGACCCAAGCTCCGGCCGGAGTTCTACCGGCGAGAAGGTTCTCACTCTCCACAATTCCCTCTCTCAAATTCTCTAACCCTAATCCTTTTCGACGCTCTAAATTTATTCCAAGAAGAAATCCTACCAAACCCCTTAATATCACTCTTTCCAAAGCCGAAGGAACCGTCGATTCCACCAAACAGGCTCTCTCCAACTCTCCTACTCCGCCTCCTTTCCCCACTGACCAAACTGTCTTCGTCGGCGATGAGAATGTTCCTTTGGAAGGTGTAATTCAGTTCGATAAGCCCAATACGTCTTCTCGTTTGAGCAAATGGGG CCGCGTAGCTCTCCTCGCTGGTGGAGATGTATTGGCCTTGCTTTTGTTCTCCTCAATTGGAAGATTCAGCCATGGATTACCTGTTTTTGATTTCGAGACATTGCGCACGGCTGACCCTTTTATTGCTG GTTGGTTTCTAAGTGCTTACTTTCTCGGAGGTTATGGAGACGATGGTCGTGGTATAAATGGCTATTCCAAAGCTGTTATTGCCGCTTCTAAATCATGGGCTTTGGGAATTCCA CTAGGCCTACTTGTTCGGGCTGCAACATCCGGCCGTCTTCCGCCTTATACTTTCATAGGAGTAACGATGGGAAGCACGGCTGTTTTGCTCATTGGATGGAGAGCAATTCTGTATAAAGTTTTTCCAGTCAGTAACGGCAAGAAGAATGATGTATATCGCCGTGGCAACCCATTTGAACTATTTGAG TTGTTGACATCATTGGTGAGAAGATGGTGA